One genomic region from Osmerus mordax isolate fOsmMor3 chromosome 4, fOsmMor3.pri, whole genome shotgun sequence encodes:
- the tmem263 gene encoding transmembrane protein 263 isoform X2 has protein sequence MSQDGPVDDSPAYLLDEPPADTNKGHPAAQPGMLSRVAGGLFSATRGAVGATVGGVAWIGGKSLDLTKTAVTSVASVPGVGVGLVKGSVCAVAGGVSAIGSAVASKVPFGRGANKKDKSD, from the exons ATGAGCCAAGACGGACCTGTGGACGATTCTCCTGCATACCTTTTAGATGAACCGCCAGCTG ACACTAATAAAGGCCACCCCGCAGCCCAGCCAGGCATGCTGTCCCGGGTGGCAGGAGGCCTCTTTAGTGCCACCAGGGGGGCCGTGGGGGCCACAGTGGGCGGTGTGGCCTGGATTGGAGGGAAGAGTCTGGATTTGACCAAGACGGCGGTCACCTCCGTGGCCTCTGTACCCGGAGTGGGAGTGGGGTTGGTCAAAGGGAGTGTGTGCGCTGTGGCTGGGGGGGTCAGCGCGATTGGCTCAGCTGTGGCCAGCAAGGTACCCTTTGGAAGAGGGGCCAACAAGAAGGACAAGTCAGACTAA
- the fnbp4 gene encoding formin-binding protein 4 isoform X3 — MGKKTRPGTGGRRTILQLSPPGLRSGTVGEEQEANCDGHKLIGEETTNMRTPAVKATEGLSLLGAYEDSDDEDTDYQPTIGRSQHNQSTDIDSTLANFMAEIDAITTQPGSEEPSADPQAPAPTPPRPEPKAQQPGTDSAAEQNSTGAEFQYNTQCSLAGVGVDMGDWQEVWDENTGCYYYWNTLTNEVAWELPHYLADQVQGLQHYADSTTVNGNGTSQSAGYYSEQNTSTISVLPSKRETKKKEVMESVVALTSEEEEHRGVAATLLAPLIPSEVKEEEDIWRKRLLGGLDDKENSLESDGERVCHPGSPAAPLRDLDTPFSLSQREQRSGNQSQDNSDAEEEEPEEDTMELELALERKKAELRALEEGDGSGGGSSPCSETSQEPSGPRCLLQKKARWKTSFLRTASPESNSRESDTQDKPETTHSKALEKAGETDEQEAARGEEEAVSKATPKEEVETPELKFQIGELANTLTSKMEFLGINRKAISNFQLLLLQTEMRIADWREGALNGIYLRRRLQEAAEHIKHYELNAAPKGWSCHWDREHRRYFYVNDRTSTSQWDFPNKETEEEDQKGSQTAQPRATSDGEPAPPAVAPSGGIAGSSTLAPMPPPEPVLWSAPQPPLPPDQPPPPSDYPPPPPPPPESPPPPPPPPDSDDGEIMEVEMEDEEGEPPAPGTEEDGSLRPPLPPGSSSTKNVESSVSLGKGHKRKAAGAGQSSKAVTIGSSPILYTQTASAAPVMCGSAYWGVPVVAAPSLPAETLAPPLPPPPTQPPLPTSQPPSDPPGAKMVPTDKTKKLKKDKSKKSKTKMPSLVQKWQSIQKELDEEEKSSSSDEDRDQLNKRGIEEWKQQQLVTGKAGRNANFEALPEDWRERMLKKRKMMKSK, encoded by the exons ATGGGAAAGAAAACTCGCCCCGGAACAGGAGGACGTAGAACAATACTTCAGCTCTCACCGCCTGGCCTTCGTAGTGGGACTGTCGGAG AGGAGCAAGAGGCTAATTGTGATGGGCATAAATTAATAGGAGAAGAAACTACAAATATGAGGACCCCCGCAGTGAAGGCCACAG AGGGCTTGTCCCTCCTAGGTGCCTATGAGGACAGTGATGATGAGGACACAGATTATCAACCCACAATTGGGAGATCTCAACACAACCAGTCAACGGACATTGACAGCACGCTTGCTAACTTTATGGCT GAAATCGATGCCATCACCACACAGCCAGGTTCAGAGGAACCGTCGGCAGACCCACAGGCCCCAGCTCCTACCCCTCCACGGCCTGAGCCCAAGGCCCAGCAGCCGGGCACAGACAGTGCAGCAGAGCAGAACAGTACTGGGGCTGAGTTTCAGTATAACACTCAGTGTTCATTAGCTGGAG TTGGGGTTGATATGGGGGACTGGCAGGAGGTCTGGGATGAGAATACTGGTTGCTACTACTACTGGAACACTTTGACCAATGAGGTTGCCTGGGAGCTACCTCACTACCTTGCTGACCAGGTGCAGGGCCTCCAGCACTATGCAGACAG CACAACTGTCAATGGGAATGGTACATCCCAGTCTGCAGGGTATTACTCTGAGCAAAACACATCCACCATCAGTGTCCTGCCATCCAAAAGGGAGACAAAGAAGAAG GAGGTGATGGAGAGTGTTGTGGCACTGACTAGCGAAGAAGAAGAGCATCGTGGTGTGGCTGCAACCCTGCTtgctcctctcatcccttctgaggtgaaggaggaggaggatatttGGAGAAAGAGGTTGTTGGGGGGGCTAGATGACAAAGAGAACAGCCTGGAGTCTGACGGAGAGCGGGTATGCCACCCAGGgtcccctgctgcccccctccgTGACCTGGACACCCCCTTTAGCCTCAGTCAAAGAGAACAGCGCAGCGGGAATCAATCACAGGACAACTCtgatgcagaggaggaggagcctgaggAAGATACCATGGAACTGGAGCTGGCATTGGAGAGGAAGAAG GCTGAGCTGCGtgcgctggaggagggggacggcAGTGGAGGGGGGTCAAGCCCGTGTTCGGAGACCAGTCAAGAGCCCTCTGGCCCCCGTtgcctactccagaagaaagcTCGGTGGAAGACATCCTTCCTGCGCACAGCTAGCCCCGAATCAAACAGCAGGGAGTCGGACACACAGGACAAACCTGAGACAA CACATTCCAAAGCCCTAGAGAAGGCCGGGGAGACAGATGAacaggaggcagccaggggggaggaggaagctgtGTCTAAGGCAACTCCTAAAGAGGAAGTGGAAACTCCTGAGCTCAAG TTTCAGATTGGAGAACTAGCCAACACTTTAACCAGCAAGATGGAGTTCTTGGGCATCAACAGGAAGGCAATCTCCAACTTTCAACTGCTTCTGTTACAGACTGAG ATGCGGATCGCCGACTGGCGTGAAGGAGCTCTGAACGGGATCTATCTCCGTCGCAGGCTGCAGGAAGCCGCCGAGCACATTAAACATTACGAACTTAACGCCGCCCCTAAAGGCTGGTCCTGCCACTGGGACAG GGAGCACAGGCGCTACTTTTACGTGAATGACCGCACCAGCACCTCCCAGTGGGACTTCCCAaacaaggagacagaggaggaggaccagaAAGGCAGCCAGACCGCACAGCCCAGGGCTACCAGTGACGGGGAGCCAGCGCCCCCAGCCGTCGCACCGTCGGGTGGGATAGCAG GTTCCTCCACCTTagcccccatgcccccccctgagcctgtcctctggtctgcacctcaacccccccttccccctgaccagccccctcccccttcagactaccccccaccaccgcctcctccccctgagtcgcctcccccacctccccctcctccagacagtGACGATGGCGAGATCAtggaggtagagatggaggatgaagagggagagcccCCAGCACCGGGAACAGAGGAGGATGGCAGTCTAAGGCCTCCCTTACCCCCTGGCTCTTCCAGCACCAAG AATGTTGAGTCCTCAGTTTCCTTGGGTAAGGGTCATAAACGCAAGGCTGCTGGAGCTGGGCAATCTTCCAAGGCAGTAACCATAGGCAGTAGCCCAATCCTATACACCCAAACTGCCAGTGCAG CCCCTGTAATGTGTGGAAGTGCATACTGGGGTGTGCCTGTAGTGGCTGCCCCTTCCCTGCCGGCTGAAACTCTTGCaccgcctctccctccaccccctactCAGCCCCCATTGcccacctcccagcctccctcagacccCCCTGGAGCCAAAATGGTGCCCACAGACAAGACCAAGAAGCTAAAGAAGGATAAG TCGAAGAAGAGTAAGACCAAGATGCCATCGCTGGTGCAGAAGTGGCAGAGCATCCAGAAGGAGttggacgaggaggagaagagcagcTCCAGTGATGAGGACAGAGATCAGTTGAACAAGAGGGGCATTGAGGAATGGAAGCAGCAGCAGCTCGTCAC AGGGAAAGCTGGGAGGAATGCTAACTTTGAGGCGCTCCCAGAAGACTGGAGGGAAAGAATGCTGAAGAAGAGGAAAATGATGAAGAGCAAATAA
- the fnbp4 gene encoding formin-binding protein 4 isoform X1, giving the protein MGKKTRPGTGGRRTILQLSPPGLRSGTVGEVEDERLLTEARAEEQEANCDGHKLIGEETTNMRTPAVKATEGLSLLGAYEDSDDEDTDYQPTIGRSQHNQSTDIDSTLANFMAEIDAITTQPGSEEPSADPQAPAPTPPRPEPKAQQPGTDSAAEQNSTGAEFQYNTQCSLAGVGVDMGDWQEVWDENTGCYYYWNTLTNEVAWELPHYLADQVQGLQHYADSTTVNGNGTSQSAGYYSEQNTSTISVLPSKRETKKKEVMESVVALTSEEEEHRGVAATLLAPLIPSEVKEEEDIWRKRLLGGLDDKENSLESDGERVCHPGSPAAPLRDLDTPFSLSQREQRSGNQSQDNSDAEEEEPEEDTMELELALERKKAELRALEEGDGSGGGSSPCSETSQEPSGPRCLLQKKARWKTSFLRTASPESNSRESDTQDKPETTHSKALEKAGETDEQEAARGEEEAVSKATPKEEVETPELKFQIGELANTLTSKMEFLGINRKAISNFQLLLLQTEMRIADWREGALNGIYLRRRLQEAAEHIKHYELNAAPKGWSCHWDREHRRYFYVNDRTSTSQWDFPNKETEEEDQKGSQTAQPRATSDGEPAPPAVAPSGGIAGSSTLAPMPPPEPVLWSAPQPPLPPDQPPPPSDYPPPPPPPPESPPPPPPPPDSDDGEIMEVEMEDEEGEPPAPGTEEDGSLRPPLPPGSSSTKNVESSVSLGKGHKRKAAGAGQSSKAVTIGSSPILYTQTASAAPVMCGSAYWGVPVVAAPSLPAETLAPPLPPPPTQPPLPTSQPPSDPPGAKMVPTDKTKKLKKDKSKKSKTKMPSLVQKWQSIQKELDEEEKSSSSDEDRDQLNKRGIEEWKQQQLVTGKAGRNANFEALPEDWRERMLKKRKMMKSK; this is encoded by the exons ATGGGAAAGAAAACTCGCCCCGGAACAGGAGGACGTAGAACAATACTTCAGCTCTCACCGCCTGGCCTTCGTAGTGGGACTGTCGGAG AAGTCGAAGACGAACGGTTGCTGACCGAGGCAAGGGCCG AGGAGCAAGAGGCTAATTGTGATGGGCATAAATTAATAGGAGAAGAAACTACAAATATGAGGACCCCCGCAGTGAAGGCCACAG AGGGCTTGTCCCTCCTAGGTGCCTATGAGGACAGTGATGATGAGGACACAGATTATCAACCCACAATTGGGAGATCTCAACACAACCAGTCAACGGACATTGACAGCACGCTTGCTAACTTTATGGCT GAAATCGATGCCATCACCACACAGCCAGGTTCAGAGGAACCGTCGGCAGACCCACAGGCCCCAGCTCCTACCCCTCCACGGCCTGAGCCCAAGGCCCAGCAGCCGGGCACAGACAGTGCAGCAGAGCAGAACAGTACTGGGGCTGAGTTTCAGTATAACACTCAGTGTTCATTAGCTGGAG TTGGGGTTGATATGGGGGACTGGCAGGAGGTCTGGGATGAGAATACTGGTTGCTACTACTACTGGAACACTTTGACCAATGAGGTTGCCTGGGAGCTACCTCACTACCTTGCTGACCAGGTGCAGGGCCTCCAGCACTATGCAGACAG CACAACTGTCAATGGGAATGGTACATCCCAGTCTGCAGGGTATTACTCTGAGCAAAACACATCCACCATCAGTGTCCTGCCATCCAAAAGGGAGACAAAGAAGAAG GAGGTGATGGAGAGTGTTGTGGCACTGACTAGCGAAGAAGAAGAGCATCGTGGTGTGGCTGCAACCCTGCTtgctcctctcatcccttctgaggtgaaggaggaggaggatatttGGAGAAAGAGGTTGTTGGGGGGGCTAGATGACAAAGAGAACAGCCTGGAGTCTGACGGAGAGCGGGTATGCCACCCAGGgtcccctgctgcccccctccgTGACCTGGACACCCCCTTTAGCCTCAGTCAAAGAGAACAGCGCAGCGGGAATCAATCACAGGACAACTCtgatgcagaggaggaggagcctgaggAAGATACCATGGAACTGGAGCTGGCATTGGAGAGGAAGAAG GCTGAGCTGCGtgcgctggaggagggggacggcAGTGGAGGGGGGTCAAGCCCGTGTTCGGAGACCAGTCAAGAGCCCTCTGGCCCCCGTtgcctactccagaagaaagcTCGGTGGAAGACATCCTTCCTGCGCACAGCTAGCCCCGAATCAAACAGCAGGGAGTCGGACACACAGGACAAACCTGAGACAA CACATTCCAAAGCCCTAGAGAAGGCCGGGGAGACAGATGAacaggaggcagccaggggggaggaggaagctgtGTCTAAGGCAACTCCTAAAGAGGAAGTGGAAACTCCTGAGCTCAAG TTTCAGATTGGAGAACTAGCCAACACTTTAACCAGCAAGATGGAGTTCTTGGGCATCAACAGGAAGGCAATCTCCAACTTTCAACTGCTTCTGTTACAGACTGAG ATGCGGATCGCCGACTGGCGTGAAGGAGCTCTGAACGGGATCTATCTCCGTCGCAGGCTGCAGGAAGCCGCCGAGCACATTAAACATTACGAACTTAACGCCGCCCCTAAAGGCTGGTCCTGCCACTGGGACAG GGAGCACAGGCGCTACTTTTACGTGAATGACCGCACCAGCACCTCCCAGTGGGACTTCCCAaacaaggagacagaggaggaggaccagaAAGGCAGCCAGACCGCACAGCCCAGGGCTACCAGTGACGGGGAGCCAGCGCCCCCAGCCGTCGCACCGTCGGGTGGGATAGCAG GTTCCTCCACCTTagcccccatgcccccccctgagcctgtcctctggtctgcacctcaacccccccttccccctgaccagccccctcccccttcagactaccccccaccaccgcctcctccccctgagtcgcctcccccacctccccctcctccagacagtGACGATGGCGAGATCAtggaggtagagatggaggatgaagagggagagcccCCAGCACCGGGAACAGAGGAGGATGGCAGTCTAAGGCCTCCCTTACCCCCTGGCTCTTCCAGCACCAAG AATGTTGAGTCCTCAGTTTCCTTGGGTAAGGGTCATAAACGCAAGGCTGCTGGAGCTGGGCAATCTTCCAAGGCAGTAACCATAGGCAGTAGCCCAATCCTATACACCCAAACTGCCAGTGCAG CCCCTGTAATGTGTGGAAGTGCATACTGGGGTGTGCCTGTAGTGGCTGCCCCTTCCCTGCCGGCTGAAACTCTTGCaccgcctctccctccaccccctactCAGCCCCCATTGcccacctcccagcctccctcagacccCCCTGGAGCCAAAATGGTGCCCACAGACAAGACCAAGAAGCTAAAGAAGGATAAG TCGAAGAAGAGTAAGACCAAGATGCCATCGCTGGTGCAGAAGTGGCAGAGCATCCAGAAGGAGttggacgaggaggagaagagcagcTCCAGTGATGAGGACAGAGATCAGTTGAACAAGAGGGGCATTGAGGAATGGAAGCAGCAGCAGCTCGTCAC AGGGAAAGCTGGGAGGAATGCTAACTTTGAGGCGCTCCCAGAAGACTGGAGGGAAAGAATGCTGAAGAAGAGGAAAATGATGAAGAGCAAATAA
- the fnbp4 gene encoding formin-binding protein 4 isoform X2 — protein sequence MGKKTRPGTGGRRTILQLSPPGLRSGTVGGTRGEALGSRSDEEQEANCDGHKLIGEETTNMRTPAVKATEGLSLLGAYEDSDDEDTDYQPTIGRSQHNQSTDIDSTLANFMAEIDAITTQPGSEEPSADPQAPAPTPPRPEPKAQQPGTDSAAEQNSTGAEFQYNTQCSLAGVGVDMGDWQEVWDENTGCYYYWNTLTNEVAWELPHYLADQVQGLQHYADSTTVNGNGTSQSAGYYSEQNTSTISVLPSKRETKKKEVMESVVALTSEEEEHRGVAATLLAPLIPSEVKEEEDIWRKRLLGGLDDKENSLESDGERVCHPGSPAAPLRDLDTPFSLSQREQRSGNQSQDNSDAEEEEPEEDTMELELALERKKAELRALEEGDGSGGGSSPCSETSQEPSGPRCLLQKKARWKTSFLRTASPESNSRESDTQDKPETTHSKALEKAGETDEQEAARGEEEAVSKATPKEEVETPELKFQIGELANTLTSKMEFLGINRKAISNFQLLLLQTEMRIADWREGALNGIYLRRRLQEAAEHIKHYELNAAPKGWSCHWDREHRRYFYVNDRTSTSQWDFPNKETEEEDQKGSQTAQPRATSDGEPAPPAVAPSGGIAGSSTLAPMPPPEPVLWSAPQPPLPPDQPPPPSDYPPPPPPPPESPPPPPPPPDSDDGEIMEVEMEDEEGEPPAPGTEEDGSLRPPLPPGSSSTKNVESSVSLGKGHKRKAAGAGQSSKAVTIGSSPILYTQTASAAPVMCGSAYWGVPVVAAPSLPAETLAPPLPPPPTQPPLPTSQPPSDPPGAKMVPTDKTKKLKKDKSKKSKTKMPSLVQKWQSIQKELDEEEKSSSSDEDRDQLNKRGIEEWKQQQLVTGKAGRNANFEALPEDWRERMLKKRKMMKSK from the exons ATGGGAAAGAAAACTCGCCCCGGAACAGGAGGACGTAGAACAATACTTCAGCTCTCACCGCCTGGCCTTCGTAGTGGGACTGTCGGAGGTACTAGAGGAGAAGCTTTAGGTTCAAGATCAGACG AGGAGCAAGAGGCTAATTGTGATGGGCATAAATTAATAGGAGAAGAAACTACAAATATGAGGACCCCCGCAGTGAAGGCCACAG AGGGCTTGTCCCTCCTAGGTGCCTATGAGGACAGTGATGATGAGGACACAGATTATCAACCCACAATTGGGAGATCTCAACACAACCAGTCAACGGACATTGACAGCACGCTTGCTAACTTTATGGCT GAAATCGATGCCATCACCACACAGCCAGGTTCAGAGGAACCGTCGGCAGACCCACAGGCCCCAGCTCCTACCCCTCCACGGCCTGAGCCCAAGGCCCAGCAGCCGGGCACAGACAGTGCAGCAGAGCAGAACAGTACTGGGGCTGAGTTTCAGTATAACACTCAGTGTTCATTAGCTGGAG TTGGGGTTGATATGGGGGACTGGCAGGAGGTCTGGGATGAGAATACTGGTTGCTACTACTACTGGAACACTTTGACCAATGAGGTTGCCTGGGAGCTACCTCACTACCTTGCTGACCAGGTGCAGGGCCTCCAGCACTATGCAGACAG CACAACTGTCAATGGGAATGGTACATCCCAGTCTGCAGGGTATTACTCTGAGCAAAACACATCCACCATCAGTGTCCTGCCATCCAAAAGGGAGACAAAGAAGAAG GAGGTGATGGAGAGTGTTGTGGCACTGACTAGCGAAGAAGAAGAGCATCGTGGTGTGGCTGCAACCCTGCTtgctcctctcatcccttctgaggtgaaggaggaggaggatatttGGAGAAAGAGGTTGTTGGGGGGGCTAGATGACAAAGAGAACAGCCTGGAGTCTGACGGAGAGCGGGTATGCCACCCAGGgtcccctgctgcccccctccgTGACCTGGACACCCCCTTTAGCCTCAGTCAAAGAGAACAGCGCAGCGGGAATCAATCACAGGACAACTCtgatgcagaggaggaggagcctgaggAAGATACCATGGAACTGGAGCTGGCATTGGAGAGGAAGAAG GCTGAGCTGCGtgcgctggaggagggggacggcAGTGGAGGGGGGTCAAGCCCGTGTTCGGAGACCAGTCAAGAGCCCTCTGGCCCCCGTtgcctactccagaagaaagcTCGGTGGAAGACATCCTTCCTGCGCACAGCTAGCCCCGAATCAAACAGCAGGGAGTCGGACACACAGGACAAACCTGAGACAA CACATTCCAAAGCCCTAGAGAAGGCCGGGGAGACAGATGAacaggaggcagccaggggggaggaggaagctgtGTCTAAGGCAACTCCTAAAGAGGAAGTGGAAACTCCTGAGCTCAAG TTTCAGATTGGAGAACTAGCCAACACTTTAACCAGCAAGATGGAGTTCTTGGGCATCAACAGGAAGGCAATCTCCAACTTTCAACTGCTTCTGTTACAGACTGAG ATGCGGATCGCCGACTGGCGTGAAGGAGCTCTGAACGGGATCTATCTCCGTCGCAGGCTGCAGGAAGCCGCCGAGCACATTAAACATTACGAACTTAACGCCGCCCCTAAAGGCTGGTCCTGCCACTGGGACAG GGAGCACAGGCGCTACTTTTACGTGAATGACCGCACCAGCACCTCCCAGTGGGACTTCCCAaacaaggagacagaggaggaggaccagaAAGGCAGCCAGACCGCACAGCCCAGGGCTACCAGTGACGGGGAGCCAGCGCCCCCAGCCGTCGCACCGTCGGGTGGGATAGCAG GTTCCTCCACCTTagcccccatgcccccccctgagcctgtcctctggtctgcacctcaacccccccttccccctgaccagccccctcccccttcagactaccccccaccaccgcctcctccccctgagtcgcctcccccacctccccctcctccagacagtGACGATGGCGAGATCAtggaggtagagatggaggatgaagagggagagcccCCAGCACCGGGAACAGAGGAGGATGGCAGTCTAAGGCCTCCCTTACCCCCTGGCTCTTCCAGCACCAAG AATGTTGAGTCCTCAGTTTCCTTGGGTAAGGGTCATAAACGCAAGGCTGCTGGAGCTGGGCAATCTTCCAAGGCAGTAACCATAGGCAGTAGCCCAATCCTATACACCCAAACTGCCAGTGCAG CCCCTGTAATGTGTGGAAGTGCATACTGGGGTGTGCCTGTAGTGGCTGCCCCTTCCCTGCCGGCTGAAACTCTTGCaccgcctctccctccaccccctactCAGCCCCCATTGcccacctcccagcctccctcagacccCCCTGGAGCCAAAATGGTGCCCACAGACAAGACCAAGAAGCTAAAGAAGGATAAG TCGAAGAAGAGTAAGACCAAGATGCCATCGCTGGTGCAGAAGTGGCAGAGCATCCAGAAGGAGttggacgaggaggagaagagcagcTCCAGTGATGAGGACAGAGATCAGTTGAACAAGAGGGGCATTGAGGAATGGAAGCAGCAGCAGCTCGTCAC AGGGAAAGCTGGGAGGAATGCTAACTTTGAGGCGCTCCCAGAAGACTGGAGGGAAAGAATGCTGAAGAAGAGGAAAATGATGAAGAGCAAATAA
- the tmem263 gene encoding transmembrane protein 263 isoform X1 translates to MFDQRVRLVLVRQKTSTPNLREMSQDGPVDDSPAYLLDEPPADTNKGHPAAQPGMLSRVAGGLFSATRGAVGATVGGVAWIGGKSLDLTKTAVTSVASVPGVGVGLVKGSVCAVAGGVSAIGSAVASKVPFGRGANKKDKSD, encoded by the exons A TGTTTGACCAACGGGTCCGCCTAGTTTTGGTCCGTCAGAAAACGAGCACACCCAACCTCAG AGAGATGAGCCAAGACGGACCTGTGGACGATTCTCCTGCATACCTTTTAGATGAACCGCCAGCTG ACACTAATAAAGGCCACCCCGCAGCCCAGCCAGGCATGCTGTCCCGGGTGGCAGGAGGCCTCTTTAGTGCCACCAGGGGGGCCGTGGGGGCCACAGTGGGCGGTGTGGCCTGGATTGGAGGGAAGAGTCTGGATTTGACCAAGACGGCGGTCACCTCCGTGGCCTCTGTACCCGGAGTGGGAGTGGGGTTGGTCAAAGGGAGTGTGTGCGCTGTGGCTGGGGGGGTCAGCGCGATTGGCTCAGCTGTGGCCAGCAAGGTACCCTTTGGAAGAGGGGCCAACAAGAAGGACAAGTCAGACTAA
- the LOC136941783 gene encoding zona pellucida sperm-binding protein 4-like, whose amino-acid sequence MSPVFATLSSIIGVQNPQTPPNCDVEQSVKITCGSGITSAAGCTAINCCFDGQRCFYGKLVTVQATKDGQIVVVVSKEATLPTLDLSSVRLRNDADPQCRPIAFNSVFIVFQFAVTACGTSVMEGTDFIVYENSMESSYDVSFGPLGYITRDSYFKLAFQIRYTGMSVQTLTVEILDKNNPLDVYGEGPLNLELRLANGQCTVKGCSDENMYYSSYYSMADYPITKVLRDPVYVEVRVKDKTDNSMVLILNRCWATNSPTPHSMPQWDLLVGGCPNPNDNKYLTTLVQVGSSPNVQFPSHYKRFVVKMFTFIDHSTRLPMTNQVYFHCSATVCHSSVANCAQSCLRKRRDVSEEPRTDDPRASTGVVVSSGAVILTEGSVEQLE is encoded by the exons ATGTCGCCTGTGTTTGCAACATTGTCGTCGATCATTGGTGTCCAGAATCCTCAGACACCTCCAAACTGTGATGTAGAACAAAGTGTCAAGATAACATGTGGATCTGGCATAACCTCTGCAGCCGGTTGTACAGCCATAAACTGCTGCTTTGATGGCCAGAGATGCTTCTATGGCAAATTAG TGACTGTACAGGCCACCAAAGACGGTCagattgtggtggtggtgtccaAAGAGGCCACTCTTCCAACTTTGGACCTATCCTCGGTTCGTCTTCGGAATGATGCAGACCCGCAATGCAGACCCATTGCCTTTAACTCTGTCTTTATAGTCTTCCAGTTCGCTGTCACAGCTTGTGGAACCTCCGTAATG GAAGGAACTGATTTCATAGTCTATGAGAACAGCATGGAGTCTTCTTATGATGTCAGCTTTGGGCCTCTGGGATACATTACAAGGGACAGCTACTTCAA GCTGGCATTCCAGATCAGATACACGGGGATGTCCGTACAAACTCTGACTGTCGAGATATTGGACAAAAACAACCCCCTGGACGTTTATGGTGAAGGACCCCTTAATCTCGAACTCAGACTGGCAAATGGCCAGTGCACAGTAAAGGGCTGTAGTGATG AAAACATGTACTACTCCTCATATTACAGCATGGCAGACTATCCCATTACCAAGGTGCTGCGGGACCCCGTGTACGTGGAGGTGCGTGTTAAGGATAAGACAGACAACAGTATGGTGCTGATCTTGAACCGCTGCTGGGCCACCAACAGCCCCACGCCTCACAGCATGCCCCAGTGGGACCTCCTGGTTGGCGG CTGTCCAAACCCGAATGACAACAAGTACCTGACCACTTTGGTTCAAGTGGGCAGCTCTCCCAACGTCCAATTCCCCTCACACTACAAACGCTTCGTTGTCAAGATGTTCACCTTTATCGACCACTCAACTAGGCTTCCTATGACTAATCAG GTGTACTTCCACTGCTCCGCCACAGTGTGCCACTCTTCTGTCGCCAACTGCGCGCAGTCATGCCTCAGGAAAA GGAGAGATGTATCTGAGGAACCCAGGACTGACGACCCCAGGGCGTCCACAGGAGTGGTGGTTTCCAGTGGAGCAGTGATCCTGACAGAGGGCTCTGTTGAACAGCTCGAGTAa